In a single window of the Chlamydiota bacterium genome:
- the waaA gene encoding 3-deoxy-D-manno-octulosonic acid transferase, with protein sequence MIHFFYQAFFFCALLFMFLHRLFSKKRRDLHLKDRLGFSFTPTTSDFTIWLHCVSVGETKAVKALYKKLKEAYPNAHFVITNQTVTGHKIAQKELRSADQYRFFPMDFGIVVKSVIKKVKPNLFITAETDIWPKFLQETKKQGCFNFVVNAKMSQKTYKRLKRMPFFARFLYKHMDLILAQSDTHKKRFLDLKIKCPIEVIGNLKCDPTNYELKNFNREMLGLNKDDFVIVVGSTHDPEEKLLLDIFKNLIKSIENIRIFLVPRHPERFNEVEEMLISLPYTRLSKGNFAEEKIILVDQMGKLDALYQIADISIVAGSFTEKVGGHNILEPIFAKSALFFGPHMHGQQELEELVLQANAGLKEPLNQLAETLQE encoded by the coding sequence ATGATCCATTTCTTTTATCAAGCTTTCTTCTTTTGCGCCCTTTTATTTATGTTTTTACATCGTCTCTTTTCAAAAAAGAGACGCGATCTACACCTAAAAGATCGCTTAGGATTTAGCTTTACTCCCACAACAAGCGATTTTACCATCTGGCTCCATTGTGTCTCTGTAGGGGAGACAAAAGCGGTAAAAGCGCTTTATAAAAAGCTAAAAGAAGCCTATCCAAACGCGCATTTTGTGATCACCAATCAAACGGTCACGGGACATAAAATCGCACAAAAAGAGCTCAGAAGCGCCGATCAATACCGCTTTTTTCCTATGGATTTTGGTATCGTTGTCAAATCCGTGATCAAAAAAGTCAAACCTAATTTGTTTATCACAGCAGAAACAGATATTTGGCCCAAATTTTTACAAGAAACGAAAAAACAAGGTTGTTTCAATTTTGTGGTGAATGCAAAAATGTCTCAAAAAACCTACAAGCGATTAAAGCGCATGCCTTTTTTTGCGCGTTTTTTGTACAAGCATATGGATTTAATATTAGCCCAATCCGATACTCACAAAAAAAGGTTTTTGGATCTTAAAATAAAGTGTCCTATTGAAGTGATTGGAAATTTAAAATGCGATCCTACAAATTATGAGTTAAAAAATTTCAATCGCGAAATGCTAGGGCTTAACAAAGACGATTTTGTCATTGTTGTGGGCTCAACGCATGATCCTGAAGAAAAACTATTACTTGATATTTTCAAAAATCTTATCAAATCTATCGAAAATATTAGAATTTTTCTTGTCCCAAGACATCCCGAGCGCTTCAATGAGGTTGAAGAAATGCTGATCTCTTTGCCCTACACACGGTTAAGCAAAGGCAATTTCGCAGAAGAAAAGATCATCTTAGTGGATCAGATGGGAAAATTGGATGCACTTTATCAAATTGCAGATATTAGCATTGTTGCAGGCAGTTTTACAGAAAAAGTGGGAGGGCACAACATTTTAGAGCCTATTTTTGCAAAAAGTGCACTTTTTTTTGGGCCCCATATGCATGGACAACAAGAATTAGAGGAATTGGTTTTGCAAGCAAATGCTGGTCTCAAAGAGCCTTTAAATCAACTCGCAGAGACTTTACAAGAGTAA